From Candidatus Persebacteraceae bacterium Df01, a single genomic window includes:
- a CDS encoding TolC family protein, producing the protein MIKIRRLAQYCIFALIMLVSAPPPLAQESADKSASLTRLMQLAIENNAMLAAQRAQLAAASETDDIAKAGLLPQLNMGVERPVHSDFSARKNRTFMSLSQQLFNLPLKLNYESALWTVRVAESIYLAQEQNLQLSVIAAWLDLQQASDLVRLTETRFTVARTQLTRAEAFAEAGAGTRVDVLEAQAFLARVRADLLQYQQDEELAQDALRELTALRGQRMRLTGKESNFPLLAAQDDWLLRVQQGSHLVAAARAELEADVLLSQSAKTALFPRLSISARTEASGSLDNHREEVVLALEQSLYSGGEIWAKHRRLKQNIIVARENLRAVEDNIIRQSSRLHRQATAARAQAEAFKSAEASSAAALEAEETGYANGVRTAADVLDAEEALFDTRLQLRRARYDYLRHIAGLFALSGELDDDFVIQLENLFNMEREENH; encoded by the coding sequence ATGATAAAAATTAGACGTTTGGCGCAATATTGTATTTTTGCGCTGATTATGTTGGTATCTGCACCGCCACCGCTGGCGCAGGAAAGTGCTGACAAATCTGCGAGTCTCACTCGGCTGATGCAATTGGCAATAGAAAACAATGCTATGCTCGCGGCACAGCGGGCGCAGTTGGCTGCTGCTAGCGAAACTGATGATATTGCTAAAGCTGGCTTGTTGCCGCAGTTAAATATGGGTGTAGAGAGACCGGTGCACAGCGATTTTAGTGCCCGCAAAAATCGCACGTTCATGAGCTTATCGCAGCAGCTTTTCAATCTACCACTAAAATTAAATTATGAATCTGCTCTTTGGACAGTGCGCGTGGCTGAATCCATTTATTTAGCACAAGAACAAAATTTGCAGTTGTCGGTTATTGCTGCTTGGCTGGATCTGCAACAGGCCTCGGATTTGGTGAGGCTGACCGAAACGCGATTTACTGTCGCTCGCACACAATTGACGCGTGCTGAGGCGTTTGCCGAAGCCGGTGCTGGCACGCGAGTGGACGTGTTGGAAGCGCAGGCGTTTTTGGCGCGAGTGCGTGCCGATTTGCTGCAATACCAACAAGACGAAGAGCTGGCACAAGACGCATTGCGTGAATTGACAGCACTCCGCGGTCAACGGATGCGATTGACCGGCAAAGAAAGCAATTTTCCATTATTGGCAGCACAGGATGACTGGTTGTTGCGGGTGCAGCAGGGCTCCCATTTAGTGGCAGCAGCGCGAGCGGAATTAGAAGCGGATGTTTTGTTATCACAGTCAGCAAAAACGGCACTTTTCCCTCGCTTGTCAATAAGTGCTCGTACTGAAGCCAGTGGTAGCTTGGACAATCACCGGGAGGAAGTGGTTTTGGCACTAGAACAATCGCTTTATAGTGGTGGTGAGATATGGGCGAAACACCGCCGTCTAAAGCAAAATATTATTGTTGCACGGGAAAATTTGCGGGCGGTGGAAGATAACATTATTCGCCAAAGCAGCCGGTTACATCGACAAGCGACGGCAGCGCGGGCGCAGGCGGAGGCATTCAAATCTGCTGAGGCATCTTCGGCAGCAGCGTTGGAAGCAGAAGAAACGGGATATGCAAACGGTGTGCGTACCGCTGCCGACGTGTTGGATGCAGAAGAAGCGTTATTTGATACGCGGCTACAATTACGGCGGGCGCGTTATGATTATTTGCGCCACATAGCCGGTCTTTTTGCCTTGTCTGGCGAATTAGATGACGATTTTGTTATTCAATTAGAAAATCTCTTTAATATGGAAAGAGAGGAAAATCATTAA
- a CDS encoding sigma-54 dependent transcriptional regulator: MSAKPLLLIVDDDSLIQDALSGYLNEDFSIIGAHNVAEVKSALQQSPQPPDCALVDLGLPPVPHRPDEGFAAIRLIQAASPDCAIVVVSGQEARRHAQRARALGAGDYVEKPCEPNVLRDKLLSCKKMLTLARRNMGLVGDSPAIVNLRQSIAQASAAPFPVLIRGETGTGKELVARALHENSRAGKAFLPINCATIPDHLAEPTLFGHAKGAFTGAAIASAGLLGDAEDGTLFLDEIADLSPSTQGKLLRAVETGEYSRVGETRPRQCAARIVAATNRIGGDFRRDLYHRLSAFVLSTPPLRELAEDRFVLLAHFRTRIAKDMHALPFELTPGAEAIWRAYRFPGNTRELRNIVARLQIKCGGGMVDEDTVTAEFYPGEDFDDGARAAELHRFANSLLQSKNLSLPVLLDEIGAVFVRETLVRCNDDETQAAAILKISTTQLRRQLRQDFGGTL; this comes from the coding sequence GTGTCTGCTAAACCGCTGCTGCTAATTGTGGATGATGATTCACTTATCCAGGACGCACTGAGTGGTTATTTGAACGAGGATTTTTCCATTATTGGTGCCCACAACGTTGCTGAAGTTAAAAGTGCCTTACAACAGTCACCGCAGCCGCCGGATTGCGCTTTGGTAGATTTAGGACTGCCACCGGTACCGCATCGGCCGGATGAGGGTTTTGCCGCTATTCGTCTGATTCAAGCGGCTTCGCCCGACTGTGCTATTGTTGTGGTATCGGGGCAGGAAGCTCGTCGTCATGCTCAGCGAGCGCGAGCGTTGGGCGCAGGTGATTATGTGGAAAAACCTTGTGAGCCTAACGTTTTGCGTGACAAATTACTATCGTGTAAAAAAATGCTCACACTGGCTCGTCGTAATATGGGTTTGGTCGGCGACTCACCGGCAATCGTGAATTTGCGTCAAAGTATTGCGCAAGCATCGGCGGCGCCTTTTCCGGTACTTATCCGCGGTGAAACTGGCACTGGCAAAGAGTTAGTTGCCCGTGCTCTACACGAAAATAGCCGTGCTGGCAAAGCCTTTTTGCCAATTAATTGCGCCACCATTCCCGATCATCTGGCTGAGCCAACGTTGTTTGGCCATGCCAAGGGGGCTTTTACTGGTGCTGCCATCGCCAGTGCTGGTTTATTGGGCGATGCCGAAGATGGAACTTTGTTTTTGGATGAAATTGCCGACTTATCGCCGTCAACGCAAGGTAAACTGTTGCGTGCCGTAGAAACTGGTGAATACAGCCGCGTTGGCGAAACTCGTCCGCGTCAGTGTGCAGCGCGTATTGTTGCAGCGACCAATCGCATTGGTGGTGATTTTCGTCGCGACTTGTACCATCGGTTAAGTGCTTTTGTATTGTCTACTCCACCACTACGCGAGCTGGCTGAAGACCGTTTTGTGCTACTCGCACACTTCCGTACCCGTATCGCCAAAGACATGCACGCTCTCCCATTTGAGCTGACGCCTGGTGCTGAAGCTATCTGGCGAGCTTACCGTTTTCCTGGCAATACTCGCGAACTACGCAACATCGTTGCCCGATTGCAGATTAAATGTGGTGGTGGAATGGTGGACGAAGACACCGTGACAGCAGAATTTTATCCCGGCGAGGACTTTGATGATGGTGCGCGCGCAGCGGAATTACATCGTTTTGCCAACAGTTTATTGCAAAGCAAAAATTTATCACTGCCAGTATTGCTTGATGAAATTGGTGCTGTTTTTGTTCGCGAAACACTCGTCCGCTGCAACGATGATGAAACACAAGCGGCAGCAATACTTAAAATATCAACAACACAACTTCGTCGCCAATTGCGGCAAGATTTTGGAGGCACTTTATGA
- a CDS encoding Rieske 2Fe-2S domain-containing protein translates to MFELCKVTDLEDDIPLECVGPDDEPIVVVRHNDNYYAVQGLCPHQEAPLADGEVVNGTLVCCLHFWTWRLADGEPLEEADMPLKTYPLQVADGVVSLVD, encoded by the coding sequence ATGTTTGAATTATGTAAAGTTACCGATTTAGAAGATGATATACCGTTGGAATGTGTGGGACCAGACGATGAACCTATTGTTGTTGTGCGGCACAATGACAATTATTATGCGGTACAAGGATTGTGTCCACATCAGGAAGCGCCGTTGGCGGATGGTGAAGTGGTAAATGGCACTTTGGTTTGTTGTCTACACTTTTGGACATGGCGATTAGCAGATGGTGAGCCGCTAGAAGAAGCCGATATGCCACTCAAAACTTATCCGCTGCAAGTTGCTGATGGCGTTGTGAGCTTGGTTGATTGA
- a CDS encoding AAA family ATPase: protein MNLYLRHFGLREAPFKITPTTEFFYGGGRRGEILHALQYAIEVGEGIMMVTGEVGSGKTMLLRTLEEKLPEQVELVYIANPSLSGREILYNICEELELEVDTNRPDTVRRLQNHLIERHAEGKRVVVFIDEAQAMPDESLEEIRLLSNLETSRHKLLQIALFGQPELLDKLSHQNMRQLRERITVALTLKPFNRDDVRDYITTRLNAAGYNGGTLFTKDGCQLVAAVSQGLSRRINVLCDKAMLSAFERSSEKVQYIDVKRAVKDAKFGRMRYRSEQARRLSLQLTIGTSLAACVVLAVAIGSYLRVEPLEQNNAVSLTSAVTTTLTITAAAQAVEKQEVITAPVRIITAVVSVTVASTPSEDLMSVIAAMQGNKEVNTDNLAAEIAAAAENHNAPAVSTEKKAGWESADLRGAGLEDNEKWGWMPANSYLRLRLNATQTWLSDNVDFRFYTARLITVDQKRSVFLERFLRHFSDFYPLRNVMVYPVQLSSGNRFVITYGVYPSQQDAEVFVNNLPRYFVGGRPFAQKTAVSWEESKSLW from the coding sequence ATGAATCTGTATTTGCGACATTTTGGGCTGCGCGAGGCGCCTTTTAAAATAACGCCAACAACGGAATTTTTTTACGGCGGTGGGCGGCGCGGTGAAATTTTGCATGCTCTGCAATATGCCATTGAAGTGGGTGAAGGTATTATGATGGTGACCGGCGAAGTTGGTAGTGGTAAAACCATGCTGCTGCGAACGCTGGAAGAAAAATTGCCTGAGCAGGTGGAGCTGGTGTACATCGCTAACCCCAGCCTATCGGGGCGCGAGATTCTTTACAATATCTGTGAGGAATTAGAATTAGAAGTTGACACCAACCGTCCTGACACAGTGCGGCGGCTACAAAATCACTTAATTGAACGCCATGCCGAAGGCAAGCGAGTGGTGGTATTTATTGATGAGGCGCAAGCCATGCCGGACGAATCATTGGAAGAAATTCGACTGTTATCTAACCTTGAAACCAGCCGTCATAAATTACTGCAAATTGCATTGTTTGGTCAGCCCGAATTACTGGATAAATTGTCTCACCAAAATATGCGTCAATTGCGTGAACGTATCACGGTGGCACTTACCTTGAAACCATTTAATCGTGATGATGTTCGCGATTACATTACGACGCGACTTAATGCTGCTGGCTATAACGGTGGCACATTATTTACCAAAGACGGTTGCCAACTTGTCGCTGCTGTTTCGCAAGGGTTATCACGGCGAATTAACGTTTTGTGTGATAAGGCGATGCTTTCGGCATTTGAACGAAGCTCTGAAAAAGTGCAATATATAGATGTCAAACGTGCCGTCAAAGATGCTAAATTTGGTCGCATGCGCTATCGTTCAGAGCAGGCGCGACGATTATCATTGCAACTGACTATTGGTACTTCGCTTGCTGCTTGCGTGGTGCTAGCGGTTGCCATTGGCAGTTATCTTAGAGTGGAACCGCTGGAACAAAATAATGCTGTTTCGTTAACGTCTGCCGTAACCACGACATTGACAATAACGGCGGCAGCTCAAGCCGTTGAAAAACAGGAAGTTATAACCGCGCCAGTGCGAATTATTACCGCCGTAGTGTCGGTTACGGTAGCATCAACTCCGAGTGAGGATCTTATGTCGGTTATCGCCGCCATGCAAGGAAACAAGGAAGTCAATACCGATAATCTGGCAGCGGAAATTGCCGCGGCGGCAGAAAATCACAATGCTCCAGCCGTTTCTACCGAAAAAAAAGCAGGATGGGAGAGTGCAGATTTGCGTGGCGCCGGTTTGGAAGATAACGAAAAATGGGGTTGGATGCCAGCTAATAGCTACTTGCGCCTGCGGTTGAACGCCACGCAAACGTGGCTTAGTGACAATGTTGACTTCCGTTTTTATACGGCACGACTGATTACCGTAGACCAAAAACGCAGCGTGTTTTTGGAGCGTTTCTTGCGACATTTTTCCGATTTTTATCCACTGCGCAATGTGATGGTGTATCCGGTGCAATTGAGCAGCGGTAATCGTTTTGTCATTACTTATGGTGTGTACCCGTCGCAGCAAGATGCCGAAGTTTTTGTTAATAATTTGCCGCGTTATTTTGTTGGTGGACGTCCGTTTGCACAAAAAACTGCCGTTTCATGGGAAGAGTCTAAATCGCTGTGGTAG